CAGCAATCAACATCGGAATCAATGGTGTTAAACATCCAGCCAATTTATTTAGAATCATATTTCCCGCAGACTTAAACGTTAACTTTTCTTTAGGTCGATTATCTAAATCTTCATTAATTGGCGCGTTTCTAGTTAAATTTCCCACCGTAAGTAACGCATCATAAACTTTGCTAACTGCTTGTCCAATAATGATTTGATACTGGCCACCAGCGCGATTGACACCAATCACACCTGGAATATTCTGTACCTCACCATCATTAGGAATACTTTCATCCTTCAAATTAAAACGTAATCGGGTCATACAATGTGTCACCGAAGAAATATTCGCACTACCACCAACTGCTTCCAGTACACCATTCGCCACTTTTTCATACTGTTTATCCTTATTTTTCATGTCGCATACACCTCCATTAATTAACGGTTACGCTTGAGTATTCATTTTATTAACGATCCTTTTAACATATATCATTAGGTAGAAAAGTTCATCATCATTACTATTAGTATCAAGTTGACTATCAACGTAGTCTGCAATTCGCTTTGCTACCAAGTAAATTTCAGGCTCATCATGCCTCATCGTATTAAATAATTTAGAATTATCATTTTCAGAAATTTGCTCATGTTTCTTCATCCGTTTAATGTAATACCGTAAATGCATGACAAACCGGTTGTATGTGAATTCGGTTTGATTGATTCTAAGCTCATATTCTTGTTCAATAATTTTTGTGATGATTTTTATCATTTCATCGTCGCTATTTACACTTGAATTGGTCGCTAAATCATTAGTCTGAGAATTGACAAAATGCATGGCAATTGCTGTGACCTCGGAAACTGGTAATTGAATATTTAGCCGTCGATTAATTAACCTGACGGCGTAATACCCAACATCCGTTTCTTGTGGGTATAATTGCTCCACATCATATGAAAATGGTAACTGGGCGCTTTTATAATGGGTTAGTCGCGTTATTGCAAAGTTAATATGATCAGCTAAGCTAAAAATCATATTTGGATTCAAAATTCTTGGAATTAGTGCCTGCGCTCGCTCAACAATTGCCGCACTCAAATCAAAGATTTCAGTGGGTATTTCTTTTAGTAATTGATAATATTGATAGTTTAATTTATAAAATGTCATCGTCACTTTAGTCATATCAGTAAGCTCATACGGGACTTTTTGAAATCCTAGTCCCTTACCAAAGGCGACCAATTCTTCACCATGTTGATCAAGACAAACGACCACGTTGTTATTAATTTTCTTCACCACCCGCATTTTAATTCGCACTCCTTTACATAGTTTATGCTTGCTTTAAAACTGGTGTGCCGGCTGCTAATTGTTGATGAAGCTTACTGCCAAGTGGCACTTCGCCCGTATAACCTTCTGTAAAGACAACTATGGTGGTCATATCTAATCCCGCGGTCGCCATCGTTTGGCGATCGAGCGTCACTAATAGGGTCCCTGCTTTAACTTCTTGATTTAATTTGACGTGTGCCGTAAAGCCTCTACCATTTAAGCCAACTGTATCTAGGCCAATGTGAACCAATACAGACACGCCCCTAGTCTCATCCATGATGCCAATAGCGTGTTTACTTTCAGGTAATGCAACGATTTTCCCACTAATCGGTGCCACAACTTGATTAGTGTCCTCACTCGGCCTAATAGCAAATCCATCACCCATCATTTTCTTTGCAAACACTTCATCCATAACGGCCGTGATCGGTATATAAATACCTTCAATTGGTGTAACCACCTCGAAGACATCAACTTTCTTTCTTTTAATTCCAAACATCACTGAACCTCCTTCAATACAAAAAAACTCCTTGAGGCACCCACTTCACCCGTATATTTCAACAAGTAAAAGGTAATGCCTCAAAGAGTATGAGTTACAATCCTTAATTTCAGTTTTACAGAAAACGTTTTCATTAACTATATTATCACGCCTTCTATTTTTTGCAAGACATTTAAATATTTTTTATAAAAAAGGCCAAACAAAGCATTATTGCTTGTTTGGTCTTTTCATTAAGGAATTTCAGCCATCATCCCACCAGTTTAATTACGCTAACTTCTTATCCAACACACGTGACAGAATTGACAAGGCGTAACAAATAATGAAGTACATGACTGCGATCATTAAGAACATCGGTAAAATATACGCTGAGTTCTGACCATAAATAATTTGCGCATGGTTTAATAATTCAGGTAAGACAATAATGGTTGCCAGCGACGTATCCTTAATCAGTGAGATAAATTGACTCACAATCGTTGGGATCGTCTTCTTGATTGCTTGTGGAAAGACAATGTGCCATAACGCTTGTACATAGCTCATCCCGTTAGCCCGGGCGCCTTCCATCTGACCGTAATCAACCGCCAAAATCCCTGAACGAATGATTTCGGCTAACATGGCCGATTCAAAAATCGTCATAGCGAGGATGGCTGCGAAAATGATACCAGGCTTGAATCCCAAGTGTGGCAAGCCAAAGTAAGTAAAGAAGATAATTAAGATCAATGGCAAGTTTCGAATAATGTCAACAACAAACCCAACCACTGCCGATAAATATTTAATCTTGACGTACCGAAGCACCCCTAGGACTGAACCGATAATAAAACTGGCAATGATGGAAACGACGGACACTTCCACCGTTACCCAGAGTCCTTCGAGCAAGAACCGGATATTTATCCACGAATACGCTTGAATAAAGTTTTGCATGAATCGTCGCCCCCTTCTAGTTTGCTAATTTTTTCTCTAAGTGCCGCATGTAATAACTCAGTGGCAACGTAATGATTAAGTAAAAGACCCCTACGACCACGTAGCTATTGATCGTATCAAGCGATAGTGACGCAATTGAATTTGCTTGGTACATCAAGTCGAACCCAGCCACGAAAGCTAGGACAGAAGAGTTCTTCACCAGATTAATAAACTGGTTGCCCAACGGTGGAATGATGATTTTAAATGCCTGTGGTAAGACAATTTTACTCATTGCCTGCCAGTACGTCATCCCATTAGCACGGGCGCCTTCCATTTGTCCAGGATCAACAGATTGAATTCCGGCCCGAACCGTTTCCGCAATGAATGACGAGGTATAGATTGTTAGCCCAATTGTCCCCGCGGTAAAACCATCAATCTTGGCAACATACATTGGAATGATCACGTAGAAGAACATCGCAATAACTAACAATGGAATGTTCCGGAAAATTTCAATATAAACTCGACCAATGATGCGCATCGTACGACTTGGCAAAACTTCAAAGATAGCAAACATTGTTCCGATGATCGTACTGAATACCAAAGCAATCACACTGGATAACAACGTATATCCGAGTCCTTGAATCAGCTCTGACCAATAGTGCGTTAGAATGTATTCCATTAGCGTGACGCCTCCTTATAGTCGAAGCCGGCCACGTTACCAAACCACTTCTTCAAGATGCGGTTGTACGTCCCGTCCGCTTCAATTTCTTTGAGCGCTTTATTCAGAGCCTTTTTTAACGGTTCCTGACCCTTATTAACAGCGATCCCGTATGGTTCTTTCGTGAAGGTACCCCCAACCACTTCGTACCCTGGGTTTTGCGACGCCATCCCGTAAAGAATCCCGTTATCAGTAGTCAACGCGACCCCCTGACCAGATTTCAACGCCGTCATTGCCTGAGCATAGTCGGATAATTCCAACACCTTAGCCTTAGGCGCTGCTTTCTTAATGTTCTCAACGGAGTTTGCACCGGTCACACCAAGGACCTTGGTGCCCGACTTATTCAAATCCTTAACTGATTTAATGGCACTGCCCTTTTTAACCAACAGTGATTGCCCCGCATCAAAGTATGAATTCGTAAAATCAACCTGTTTTTCACGTTCCGGCGTGATAGTCATCGTGGCGATAATGGCATCAATGTTCCCATTCTTCAACAATGGAATCCGCGTTTGACTCGTTACTTGGACAAACTTGGCGGTAGCATTCTTACCGAGCACCCGCTTTGTTAATGCCGTCGCAATGTCGGCGTCAAACCCCTTGATTTGATTATCTTTAACGTCCATCAACCCAAATAATTTCGTATCAGCTTTAACACCCCACGTAATCGTCTTACTAGCTTTATCATTGGTCAAAACATCCTGTTTTGCTAATGATTGCCGTGAACCGCAAGCGGTTAAGACCACCACTAGCATGGCAAGCATGCCGAGTGCGCCAATTAGTCGTTTCAGCTTCTTCATTCGTGGTCCTCCCCTACAAATTAGTGTGTAATAATTTTACTCAAGAATTGACGGGCCCGTTCATTAGACGGCTGACCATCAAAGAACTTTTCTTTAGCATCATCTTCTAAGATTTCCCCATCAGCCATGAAAATAACCCGATCGGCCACTTCACGAGCAAAGCCCATTTCGTGGGTCACAACTAACATGGTCATACTGGAGTCTTCGGCAACACTCTTCATCACGTTCAACACATCATCGATCATTTCGGGATCTAGTGCTGAGGTGGGTTCATCAAACAAGAGACACTTCGGCTTCATAGCTAAAGAACGTGCAATCGCGATTCGTTGTGATTGCCCACCAGATAATTGGCTCGGTAAGCTATTGGCCTTGTCAGCCAGACCGACACTATCTAATAAGTCCATCGCTAATTTTTTATTCTCATCTTCCGGCCGTTTCAAGACTAACCGGGGAGCAATCATGATATTTTCAAGCACCGTCTTGTTAGCGTACAAATTAAAGTGTTGGAACACCATCCCAACGTTTTTGCGAATTTTATTCATATCCGTTTTGCGGTCGGCTAAATCAAACCCATTGACTAACAATTGACCTGACTGGACACGTTCCAAACCGTTAACGGTTCGAATCAAGGTACTCTTACCTGAGCCAGATGGTCCGATCAAAACAACTTTTTCACCTTCATTAATCGTTAAATTAATATTTTTGAGGGCGTGAAAATCACCATAATACTTTTCGACGTCGTGAAATTCGATCATTGACATTGCAGTCACCTTCGCTTTCTCTATCAGCCTGTTGACTGACGGTCTAGAATTATTGCATTAATAATTAGAGTTAAGAAATCCTTATTCTTCGTTAATGCTATTTAAATAGTTTAATACATAATTAGTAATTTTGTCAAAAAGTAGCTAAATATTGTTCGATATCCATAAAATAGTGAGAAACAGCTACACTGTTTTCAGTTAAAATAGCTGAATAACAGCTCCAATATTGAACATTATTCGTGAAAAGCCAATAATAATTCGCCTTTCTTTTTGGAACTGCCACGGCCGAATAATTTTTAGACAATGATTTCAATAAAATTTATATTATTCTAACAACTAAACTTAACCCGCTTTTAATCATACCACTACTGAAAGCCACCGAAGCGTCCGGCGCATAATTTTCACAATTAGTGGTTTTAACTAACTGAACTTTAAAAATTGTTAACGCTTCCGCAATCATTTCTTTAATAATCACTGCTAACCTAGAACTATTAAGAAATTAATCATCTGCATTGTAACGGGAGACGATAATATGTTACTTGACCAAGCAGCTAACATGACTAACATTATAGCGGCCCAGATTATCAAAGTCTTTTATCCCTTTGTGATTGCCAAGACTGAGACGGGGGCCTACTTAAAATTGAATTTATCCACCAATGAACAACGCGATCCACTCTTCTGGGATGAGCTCCGTAGCATTCTGCAAGCTAAACTGTGGGTGCCAATCGGTAAGCACTATCACCAGTTATTAGATAATGGCTGGTTAGCCGAATCTACTAGCTAGTTAGTCACGACCAGTCAGCCGACTCAAGAGACAAATAAGCCCTCCAAGCAATATGCTTGGAAGGCTTATTTCATTGCCAGTACACCTGAAGCCCAGTCGCGGACGCACCACCAAATTAGTCCCGCTATAAGCTAGTTATCGAACAGCGAGTCGCCGAACAAGTTAACCGGTGGGGCACTTTGACCAGCCACCGTCTCCTACAGCCATACTGGTAGTAGCGACTGACGCCATCATTAAAAGGCGTGGGCCGTCGTTTCACCATTCAGAATTGCTAAGACGTCATCTAGGCTAATATCGACCATATTTTTGACCGCTAGATTCGTATAGAAACCCACGTGTGGCGTGATGATGACGTTGGGCATCTGCATTAATTGTGCCACGTTGGTATCTTGAAGCACCTCACCCTGATGATTTTGATTAAATAACGCATTTTCACCCTCAACCGTATCAAGTGCACAACCGGCGATTTCACCGGCCTTTAACGCTGCCACAAGATCATCGGTGACAATCACTGGTCCGCGTGAGGCGTTGATAATGTAGGCATCCGTCTTCATTAACTTCAGGGCCGCCGCATCGATCAACCCCGCAGAGGTCTCATTCAAATCCACGTGTAAATCAACGACATCCGCCTGCCGCAATAGGTCTTCCTTAGTGTCAACGTAGGTTAAAACGTCTTCGAGTTCAGGATGGCGTACCACGTCATAGGCAATCACCTTGGCACCTAACCCGTGGAAAAGTCGAGCGGCCGTGCCACCAATACGACCCGCACCAATAATACCAACGGTTAATGATCGAATTTCTCGTGCTTGCAGTCCCGCCCACTGAAAATTCTGTTGGCTGATTCGTTGATCAAACATTTCCAAGTTGCGAATCAAGCGCATGGTTTGTGCCACCGACATCTCAGCAACTGAATTAGGCGAATAGGCTGGGACGTTCGTGACCACAAGACCAGCCGCCTTGGCTGCCGGAATATCGATTGTATCCACACCAGCCGTACGGCTCGTTAGTTGTTTTAACCCGGCCGCAGCTAATGATTGGTATAAGCTAGCATCACCACCAATTGGACTGCGTTGCTGAATGACCAAGCCGTCATAACCCTTGACCAGGTCGGCAGTTTCTGGATGGAATTCCAGATCATTCGTATCTACTTGAATTTGATGAGCCGCAGCCCACGCTTGAATCGCATCCTGTTCATCATCGCGAACACTATACATTAAAATTTTCATCTTTAAGCCCCCTGCTTCTTGCTGGCAACGTACGTCCTGAGCCGCGTGACCGCCGTCTTAAGATCGGCCATCGAAGCGGCATAACTAATTCGAACATAGCCTTCACCACCCGGGCCGAATGAGCTACCTGGAATCAGAGCGACACGTGCTTCATGGGCTAGTTCACGGCAAAAAGCCATACTATTTTGTGGCAACCCGGCTGGAATCTTACTGAAGAGATAGAAGGCCCCTTCTGGCTTAGCTGATTGGAACCCAAGGTCATTAAGTGCATCATACAAATAATCGCGCCGTTCTTGGTACTCACGTTTCATTACTTGGGCATCATCTAACCCATTTTTCAATGCTTCCGTCGCAGCTGCTTGAGCATTGGTCGTCGTTGAAGTCACTGTGAATTGGTGAATCTTACCCAGTTGTGCTGTGATAGCTTTCGGCGCACACATGATGCCGATTCGCCAGCCCGTCATCGCGTGCGACTTTGAGACGCCGTTAAGCAAAATAGTTTGTGTTGGTAAGTAATTTGCAATCGATTCATGAGGCTCACCATACGTCAATTCGCTATAAATTTCATCAGACAAAACAAAAATTGGTTGATTAGCTAACACTGCGGCCAGGGCTTTCAGATCATCATGCCGGTAAGTCACACCGGTTGGATTTGAAGGAAAGTTAAGGACCACCGCTTTCGTCTTGGGGTGGGCTGCTAACGTCGTTTGTAACTGGTCAGGCGATAACACGAAGCCATTGTCCGAGGTATCCATGAAGACTGGTGTTGCCCCAGATAATTTAACGATTGCGATGTACAATGGAAAAATTGGGGTTGGAATCAGGACCTCATCCCCAGGATTAAGGATTGAAGTCAACGCTGTATAAATGCCCCCGGTCGCACCAGCTGTGATAATCACTTCGCTAGCAGGATCATAATGGACATCATACTTAGCGGCCAAGAATTCAGCGGCAGCCGTCCGCAAGGCCAACGTTCCGTTCGAGGGTGCATAGTGGCTTTCATCCGCTTCAATGCTTTCGATTGCAGCTTGTTTCACGTGCTCAGGTGTATTAAAATCCGGTTCACCGAGGGTCAAACGCACGATACCCGGAATATTTGCGATTTCAGCGTTGAACGCCAAAATATCAGACGGCTGAATCGCCGCAATTTCATGATTCATATGGTTAACAAGTGTTTCTGAATTAATTGACATAAAGATTCCTCCCAAGTTTGGCTGATCTTGTTGGTGGAAGCGGACTGGACTAGGGTCAAAAAAGCGCACCCCTTGAAATTCCAAAGGGTGCGCCACCACGCAGAAACAAACTTATTAGCCACCCTTGGAATTTTCAAACATCCATGGGCGCCGTCAAATCACAAAATACTCTTGGCAACCGCATCGATGCAAACATCGGATTCGTGTTTGCACCTCTGCAGCCGGCACAAACACTAGCGAAAATACCAAAAGTAAAAGCTAGTTCTAGATTTTAATGAATTTAACGGTAATGACATATCATTAGCTCCTCATCAATTGTTAATCTAACTATAATGGTTGTCCTAACCACTGTCAAGGACGAATTTGCTATACTGGAGTTAAATCTACTTTGGAAGGAACGATTATATGACTTACCAAGCATTAATGTTTGATATTGACGGCACGCTGACTAATAGCCAACCAGCTTACACGACGGTTATGCGTGAGGTACTTGCTACTTATGGCAAACCATTTAGTCCTGCCCAAGCGCAGAAGACTTTTCCCATGGCCGCTGAACAAGCAATGACTGAATTGGGGATTGCAGCCAGTGAGTTTGACCACTTTCAGGCCCAATACGAAGATGTCATGGCCAGCCATTATGATCAGATTGAACTTTATCCAGGCATTACCAGCCTCTTTGAACAGTTGCCGTCTGAACTAAGACTTGGAATCGTGACTTCCCAACGACGAAACGAATTAGAAAGTGGGATGCGCTCGTATCCATTCATGATGCGGATGGCTGTCACAATCAGTGCGGACGATACGCCTAAGCGCAAACCAGATCCCCTCCCCCTACTCACAGCCCTCGAAAAAGTCAACGTTGCGCCACAAAACGCACTCTTCATCGGGGATTCCGTCAGTGACGAACAAACTGCCCAGGCCGCTAACGTTGATTTTGGACTGGCAGTCTGGGGAATGGACCCTAACGCCGACCATCAAAAAGTGGCCCACCGCTTCCAAAAACCATTAGACATTTTAGCGCTTTTTAAATAGCCATACCGACAAAACAACCGTTTCGAGCCACTGCTCAAAACGGTTGTTTTGTGTTTAGATTCAATTTGGCTACCGAAACGTGCTTCCAAAGGCAGTTTGCTCCGCTTAACTCCCGCTTGCCGAAACGTGCTAAAAGACACAGTCAGTTCCGCTTAACCCTGTTCACGCTTTATAGTCGAAACGTGCTTCCAAAGGCAGTTTGCTCCGCTTAACAATAAAACGGTCATCATCCAAAACCAGGATGATCACCGTTTTACCGTTAATGCTCACAAACTAACCGCCTTTGGAAGCACTCTTAATCTTCTCTTCCCTCATACGCAACCTGCGCGGTTACCTGGTAATCGCCCGGTTGCTCGATAGCCGACGTTCGGCCCGCAATCTTGCTCATACCACCTGTGATTACCGTGGAGGCCAAGTACAACTTATAATCCTCATGCGCATCATGAACATCGGTCAAGCCGACCTTAGTAATATGCCCAACCGGGGATTGGTCCATCTGATTGATTCCGGCGTAAATAACTAGCCGGTGATTCTCCAACTTTAACTGCGAAAAAGGAATTTGAATGCCTTGCCCAATCGCATAAACGGGTTCACCCGTTGCCTGCGCCTGCTGAATGATGGCATCATCAGTTAAGCCACCGTAATCTAATCGGACAATGTTCGCCGCTTGTAGTTGATCAACGATTTGATGCACATTCTCCTGTTCAGCACGTGAAGTCTTCACCGTGGCGGGCAACAATTCCTGCCCATCAAAAATACCGTTCGCAGGAATGTATGGTTGTTGCTGACTTTGTTGTGCTTGTTTTTCAGCTGCTAACGCTTCTTTAGGCTTACCACCCAACAATTTTTCAATACGTGGTGATAAGTCATACTTCGCAGTTTTATTAGTAAAATAATAAATGACGTTTAACGTAATGAAATAAATCAGCGCCAAGAAAACGAGCATATATAAGATGCCCCGTAACCACGCGCCATTCTGCATCAAGCGAATTGCCACATAACCGAGGTATAAATTACCCGCAATTCCAATGCCGATATAGATTTGGTTCTTAATCTTCACATTGACATTAACGTAACCCAAGGCGTGGTTGATCATATCTAAAATACTAAACATTCGTTATTCGCCCCCGTCGCTAGTAGTGGTATCCGTTGTCGACTGTGACGTTGTCGTTGTCGAGCTTGACGCGGTCGTACTTGATGACTCAGCAGCAGAGCTTTCATCATCGTCACTCGTATCAGTCGTTGAACTATTGTTATCAGTCGTACTACTATTAGTGGCACTAGAACTCGTATCATCAGCTGAACTTGATGAACTACTGGTCTTATTAGCACTGCTGCTGTCCGTATCATTCTCGTCAGTACTACTACTGGAACTACTATTCTGTTCATCATTAGATGTATCTGA
This Lactiplantibacillus plantarum DNA region includes the following protein-coding sequences:
- a CDS encoding PRD domain-containing protein, which gives rise to MRVVKKINNNVVVCLDQHGEELVAFGKGLGFQKVPYELTDMTKVTMTFYKLNYQYYQLLKEIPTEIFDLSAAIVERAQALIPRILNPNMIFSLADHINFAITRLTHYKSAQLPFSYDVEQLYPQETDVGYYAVRLINRRLNIQLPVSEVTAIAMHFVNSQTNDLATNSSVNSDDEMIKIITKIIEQEYELRINQTEFTYNRFVMHLRYYIKRMKKHEQISENDNSKLFNTMRHDEPEIYLVAKRIADYVDSQLDTNSNDDELFYLMIYVKRIVNKMNTQA
- a CDS encoding PTS sugar transporter subunit IIA; this encodes MFGIKRKKVDVFEVVTPIEGIYIPITAVMDEVFAKKMMGDGFAIRPSEDTNQVVAPISGKIVALPESKHAIGIMDETRGVSVLVHIGLDTVGLNGRGFTAHVKLNQEVKAGTLLVTLDRQTMATAGLDMTTIVVFTEGYTGEVPLGSKLHQQLAAGTPVLKQA
- a CDS encoding amino acid ABC transporter permease → MQNFIQAYSWINIRFLLEGLWVTVEVSVVSIIASFIIGSVLGVLRYVKIKYLSAVVGFVVDIIRNLPLILIIFFTYFGLPHLGFKPGIIFAAILAMTIFESAMLAEIIRSGILAVDYGQMEGARANGMSYVQALWHIVFPQAIKKTIPTIVSQFISLIKDTSLATIIVLPELLNHAQIIYGQNSAYILPMFLMIAVMYFIICYALSILSRVLDKKLA
- a CDS encoding amino acid ABC transporter permease, which encodes MEYILTHYWSELIQGLGYTLLSSVIALVFSTIIGTMFAIFEVLPSRTMRIIGRVYIEIFRNIPLLVIAMFFYVIIPMYVAKIDGFTAGTIGLTIYTSSFIAETVRAGIQSVDPGQMEGARANGMTYWQAMSKIVLPQAFKIIIPPLGNQFINLVKNSSVLAFVAGFDLMYQANSIASLSLDTINSYVVVGVFYLIITLPLSYYMRHLEKKLAN
- a CDS encoding transporter substrate-binding domain-containing protein — protein: MKKLKRLIGALGMLAMLVVVLTACGSRQSLAKQDVLTNDKASKTITWGVKADTKLFGLMDVKDNQIKGFDADIATALTKRVLGKNATAKFVQVTSQTRIPLLKNGNIDAIIATMTITPEREKQVDFTNSYFDAGQSLLVKKGSAIKSVKDLNKSGTKVLGVTGANSVENIKKAAPKAKVLELSDYAQAMTALKSGQGVALTTDNGILYGMASQNPGYEVVGGTFTKEPYGIAVNKGQEPLKKALNKALKEIEADGTYNRILKKWFGNVAGFDYKEASR
- a CDS encoding amino acid ABC transporter ATP-binding protein, which encodes MSMIEFHDVEKYYGDFHALKNINLTINEGEKVVLIGPSGSGKSTLIRTVNGLERVQSGQLLVNGFDLADRKTDMNKIRKNVGMVFQHFNLYANKTVLENIMIAPRLVLKRPEDENKKLAMDLLDSVGLADKANSLPSQLSGGQSQRIAIARSLAMKPKCLLFDEPTSALDPEMIDDVLNVMKSVAEDSSMTMLVVTHEMGFAREVADRVIFMADGEILEDDAKEKFFDGQPSNERARQFLSKIITH
- a CDS encoding D-2-hydroxyacid dehydrogenase, which translates into the protein MKILMYSVRDDEQDAIQAWAAAHQIQVDTNDLEFHPETADLVKGYDGLVIQQRSPIGGDASLYQSLAAAGLKQLTSRTAGVDTIDIPAAKAAGLVVTNVPAYSPNSVAEMSVAQTMRLIRNLEMFDQRISQQNFQWAGLQAREIRSLTVGIIGAGRIGGTAARLFHGLGAKVIAYDVVRHPELEDVLTYVDTKEDLLRQADVVDLHVDLNETSAGLIDAAALKLMKTDAYIINASRGPVIVTDDLVAALKAGEIAGCALDTVEGENALFNQNHQGEVLQDTNVAQLMQMPNVIITPHVGFYTNLAVKNMVDISLDDVLAILNGETTAHAF
- a CDS encoding aminotransferase class I/II-fold pyridoxal phosphate-dependent enzyme; the protein is MSINSETLVNHMNHEIAAIQPSDILAFNAEIANIPGIVRLTLGEPDFNTPEHVKQAAIESIEADESHYAPSNGTLALRTAAAEFLAAKYDVHYDPASEVIITAGATGGIYTALTSILNPGDEVLIPTPIFPLYIAIVKLSGATPVFMDTSDNGFVLSPDQLQTTLAAHPKTKAVVLNFPSNPTGVTYRHDDLKALAAVLANQPIFVLSDEIYSELTYGEPHESIANYLPTQTILLNGVSKSHAMTGWRIGIMCAPKAITAQLGKIHQFTVTSTTTNAQAAATEALKNGLDDAQVMKREYQERRDYLYDALNDLGFQSAKPEGAFYLFSKIPAGLPQNSMAFCRELAHEARVALIPGSSFGPGGEGYVRISYAASMADLKTAVTRLRTYVASKKQGA
- a CDS encoding HAD family hydrolase; protein product: MTYQALMFDIDGTLTNSQPAYTTVMREVLATYGKPFSPAQAQKTFPMAAEQAMTELGIAASEFDHFQAQYEDVMASHYDQIELYPGITSLFEQLPSELRLGIVTSQRRNELESGMRSYPFMMRMAVTISADDTPKRKPDPLPLLTALEKVNVAPQNALFIGDSVSDEQTAQAANVDFGLAVWGMDPNADHQKVAHRFQKPLDILALFK
- a CDS encoding DUF6681 family protein — its product is MFSILDMINHALGYVNVNVKIKNQIYIGIGIAGNLYLGYVAIRLMQNGAWLRGILYMLVFLALIYFITLNVIYYFTNKTAKYDLSPRIEKLLGGKPKEALAAEKQAQQSQQQPYIPANGIFDGQELLPATVKTSRAEQENVHQIVDQLQAANIVRLDYGGLTDDAIIQQAQATGEPVYAIGQGIQIPFSQLKLENHRLVIYAGINQMDQSPVGHITKVGLTDVHDAHEDYKLYLASTVITGGMSKIAGRTSAIEQPGDYQVTAQVAYEGRED